In Xanthomonas campestris pv. phormiicola, the DNA window CGCCTCGATCACCTGCGCCTTGACCTTGGCGTCCTCGACCACGGCCTCGATCACCAGCTCGCAGCCGGCGAACGCCTCGTAGCCGCCTGCCGCGCTGATCCGCTGCAGCGCCCGCGCGCGGGCATCGGCGGACAGGCGGCCCTTGTCGACGTCCCCCTGCAGCGCCGTGGCGATCCCCTCGCGGCTGGCCTGGGCGATCTCCACGCTGCGGTCGACCAGCACCACGTCGATTCCGGCCAGCGCCGAGATCTGCGCGATGCCGGCTCCCATGAAGCCGGCACCGAGCACGCCGAGCGTGCGCACCGCGCTCGCCGGTACCTGCGCCGGGCGCCTGGCCAGCTTGTCGGCCGACTGCTTGGCGAAGAACAGCGTGCGGATCAGGTGCTGCGCGGGACGGCCGCGCACCAGCGTCACGAACAGCTTCTGCTCCAGCCGCAAGGCCTTGTCGATCGGCAGCTTGCTGCCTTCGTAGACCGCCCGCAGGATCGCCTGCGGCGCCGGGTAGTTGCCGCGCGTGGCGGCATGCGCGGTGGCGATGGCCGTTGCCAGGACCGCGGCGTTGGCCGGCGCATCCGCGGCACCGCCCGGCAGCCTGAATCCCTTCCTGTCCCACGGCGCGCACGCCTCCACCCTGCCCGCCGCCAAGGCCGCCCGCGCCGCGTCGATCAGCGTCGCCGGCTCCGCCACTTCGTGCACCAGCCCGGCTTTCAATGCCGCTGCCGCGTCCAGCTCGCGGCCCTGGACCAGCAGCGGCAGGCTGGCGGCAATGCCGACCAGCCGCGGCAGCCGCTGGGTGCCGCCGGCGCCCGGCAGCAGGCCCAGATGCACCTCCGGGAAGCCGAAGCGCGCAGACGGCACCGCAGCGACGATGCGGTAGTGGGTGGCCAGCAACAGTTCGAGACCGCCGCCCAAGGCGGTGCCGGGCGCCACCCCGAGCACCGGTTTGGCCGCGGTTTCGATATGCCTGAACAGGTCGCCATACGCGGCGATCCGCGCCAGGCCGTCGTGCGCATCGGCGCCGGGCCGGACGAAGTCCGCCATCTGCGCCAGATCGGCGCCGGCGATGAAGCTGGCCTTGCCGCTGGTGATGACGATGGCATCGACGCGCGGGTCGGCGACGGCGGCGTCGAAGGCCTGGCGCAGTTCGGCCACCAGCGCCAGGGTCAGCACGTTCATGCTGCGGCCGGGCATGTCGATGGAGAGCACGGCGATCTTGTCGGCGACGGTCGTGGTGATCATGGCGTTGGGCGAAGACTCGGGGCGGGAAGTGTCGGCAGGCATGGCGCTCAGATCCGTTCGATGATGGTGGCCACGCCCATGCCGGCGCCGATGCACAGCGTCGCCAGCGCCGTACCGGCGCCGGTCCGCTCCAGTTCGTCCAGCGCGGTGCCGAGGATGATCGCGCCCGTGGCGCCGAGCGGATGTCCCATGGCGATCGCGCCGCCGTTGACGTTGACCCGCTCCGGATCGATGCCGAGGGCGTCGATGAAGCGCAGCGGCACTGCCGCGAACGCCTCGTTGACTTCGTACAGGTCGATGTCGCCAGGCTGCATCCCGGCGCGGCGCAGCGCCTTGTGCGCGGCGAACGCCGGCGCGGTCAGCATGATCGTGGGTTCCGAACCGATCTCGGCGAAGGCGCGGATCCGCGCCCGCGGGCGCAGGCCGGCGGCTTGTCCGGCCTGGCGGCTGCCGAGCAGCACCGCGCACGCGCCATCGACGATGGCCGAGGAGTTGCCGGCATGATGACGATGCTCGATGCGTTCCACCTCCGGATAGCGCGCCACCGCCAGCGCATCGAAGCCGCCGCTCGCGCCCAGTTGCGCGAACGCGGGCTGCAACGCCCCGAGCGAGGCCAGGCTGCTGTCGGCTCTCACCATTTCGTCCCGGTCCAGCAGCACATCGCCCAGTACGTCGCGCACCGGCACCACCGATCCGGCGAAGCGCCCTTCGCTCCACGCGCAGGCGGCGCGCTGGTG includes these proteins:
- a CDS encoding 3-hydroxyacyl-CoA dehydrogenase NAD-binding domain-containing protein, which codes for MITTTVADKIAVLSIDMPGRSMNVLTLALVAELRQAFDAAVADPRVDAIVITSGKASFIAGADLAQMADFVRPGADAHDGLARIAAYGDLFRHIETAAKPVLGVAPGTALGGGLELLLATHYRIVAAVPSARFGFPEVHLGLLPGAGGTQRLPRLVGIAASLPLLVQGRELDAAAALKAGLVHEVAEPATLIDAARAALAAGRVEACAPWDRKGFRLPGGAADAPANAAVLATAIATAHAATRGNYPAPQAILRAVYEGSKLPIDKALRLEQKLFVTLVRGRPAQHLIRTLFFAKQSADKLARRPAQVPASAVRTLGVLGAGFMGAGIAQISALAGIDVVLVDRSVEIAQASREGIATALQGDVDKGRLSADARARALQRISAAGGYEAFAGCELVIEAVVEDAKVKAQVIEAAEAVLGANAIFASNTSALPIDDLARASVRPANFIGLHYFSPVPRMALVEVIVGARTSEETLARALDYIRQIRKTPIVVRDGYGFYTTRCVDAYIREGIRLLADGVDPVRVENAGIALGMPVGPLALADEVGVDVLHHIADFFRSRERGDWADDRHLRVKTIIDALAAARRYGRKSGAGFHAYPSGAAKRLDLGYIAGLATPRAEADQPPQAAIRERLLYAQLLEAARCWADGVVQDPGEIDLGAVLGWAFPGYLGGPASAIDAIGIAAFVARLTQLCDALGPRFTPPAKLVEAAANGFRFHP
- a CDS encoding acetyl-CoA C-acetyltransferase, whose translation is MTTAYIYDHVRTPRGRGKPDGALHEATAVWLAQTVLSHLRERSDLDTRHVDDVIFGVVSPVAEQGQCLPRVAALAAGYAQETAGVQINRFCGSGLEAINLASGKIAAGAADFVVAGGCESMSRVPILSDGGAWSTDPSIAFLTHFIPQGISADLMASKWNYSREALDGFAVRSHQRAACAWSEGRFAGSVVPVRDVLGDVLLDRDEMVRADSSLASLGALQPAFAQLGASGGFDALAVARYPEVERIEHRHHAGNSSAIVDGACAVLLGSRQAGQAAGLRPRARIRAFAEIGSEPTIMLTAPAFAAHKALRRAGMQPGDIDLYEVNEAFAAVPLRFIDALGIDPERVNVNGGAIAMGHPLGATGAIILGTALDELERTGAGTALATLCIGAGMGVATIIERI